In Opitutus sp. ER46, the following are encoded in one genomic region:
- a CDS encoding glycosyl hydrolase family 28 protein, whose protein sequence is MKARFPGWLAWLVMGLAAGVVGRAAAPGLELPAWVDTVGAQRSPAAERVFRVVEFGAKPDGVTVATAGIQAAIDAAHAAGGGRVTFAPGTYVSGALFVKSGVHLRIDAGVTLQGVADEAAYPRRPTRVAGIEMEWPAALINVYEQENVKISGAGTIDGNGEWCWRKYWTLRKDEYDPRGLRWAADYDAERVRLFVAWRACDVTLEGLTLRRSGFWTVQLTYCERVTVDGIHIRDNAGPSTDGVDVDSSSHVLIQRCDIDNNDDDICLKAGRDADGLRVNRPTEYVVIRDNIARRGDGVIGFGSETAGGIRHVVAYRNRGIGTNEGLRFKSARTRGGYVRDVLILDTTLERVVRPVTFTLNWNPGYSYVTLPTDTSNLPPALKGRMPAYWQVMAERVPPERGIADFGDITIARLKITGARQVFTASGMAERPLHDIRLEDIEAAGQKAGTIAHARDWTVRRVRVVTPDGAPVALKAVQAVTAPEVTKAGTETAPVPPPPAR, encoded by the coding sequence ATGAAAGCGAGATTCCCCGGGTGGCTGGCGTGGCTGGTGATGGGGCTGGCGGCCGGCGTGGTCGGCCGGGCGGCGGCGCCGGGCCTGGAGCTGCCGGCGTGGGTGGACACGGTGGGCGCGCAGCGCAGCCCCGCGGCGGAACGGGTGTTTCGCGTGGTCGAGTTTGGCGCGAAGCCCGATGGGGTTACCGTCGCGACCGCGGGCATCCAGGCGGCGATCGACGCCGCGCACGCGGCGGGTGGGGGAAGGGTGACGTTCGCGCCCGGCACGTACGTGAGTGGCGCCCTGTTCGTGAAGAGCGGCGTGCACCTGCGGATCGATGCCGGCGTGACGCTGCAGGGCGTGGCGGACGAGGCCGCCTATCCCCGGCGGCCCACCCGCGTAGCGGGCATCGAGATGGAGTGGCCCGCGGCACTGATCAACGTGTACGAACAGGAGAACGTGAAGATCTCGGGCGCGGGGACCATCGACGGGAACGGCGAGTGGTGCTGGCGCAAGTACTGGACGCTGCGCAAGGACGAGTACGACCCGCGCGGGCTGCGCTGGGCGGCCGACTACGACGCGGAACGGGTGCGGCTGTTCGTCGCGTGGCGCGCGTGCGACGTGACGCTCGAGGGGCTGACGCTGCGGCGCTCGGGATTCTGGACCGTGCAGCTCACCTACTGTGAGCGGGTGACGGTCGACGGCATTCACATCCGCGACAACGCCGGGCCGAGCACGGACGGCGTAGACGTCGATTCCTCGAGCCACGTGCTGATCCAGCGCTGCGACATCGACAACAACGACGACGACATCTGCCTCAAGGCCGGGCGCGATGCCGACGGGCTGCGCGTGAATCGCCCGACCGAATACGTCGTGATCCGCGACAACATCGCGCGCCGTGGCGACGGCGTGATCGGGTTTGGCAGCGAGACCGCGGGCGGCATCCGGCATGTGGTGGCGTACCGCAACCGTGGCATCGGCACGAACGAAGGCCTGCGCTTCAAATCGGCCCGCACGCGCGGCGGCTATGTCCGGGATGTGCTGATCCTGGACACGACCCTCGAGCGCGTGGTGCGGCCGGTGACGTTCACGCTGAATTGGAATCCCGGGTACAGTTACGTGACGCTGCCCACGGACACATCGAACCTGCCCCCGGCCCTCAAGGGCAGGATGCCGGCCTACTGGCAGGTGATGGCGGAACGGGTGCCGCCGGAGCGCGGGATCGCGGACTTCGGCGATATCACGATCGCGCGGCTGAAAATCACCGGAGCGCGACAAGTCTTCACGGCGTCGGGCATGGCGGAGCGACCGCTGCACGACATCCGTCTCGAGGACATCGAGGCCGCGGGCCAGAAGGCGGGGACGATCGCCCACGCCCGCGACTGGACCGTGCGGCGCGTGCGGGTCGTCACGCCCGACGGCGCCCCGGTGGCCCTCAAGGCAGTCCAGGCCGTGACGGCGCCCGAGGTGACGAAGGCGGGGACCGAAACGGCGCCGGTTCCGCCGCCGCCCGCACGATGA
- the thpR gene encoding RNA 2',3'-cyclic phosphodiesterase, which produces MTAPDAPAAATNTTERLFIALSLPEAVRTALLPLVEPIHGLTWTRPEQMHVTLRFLGDVRAEEAAAMADRLAQVQVAPFVLPMEGLGTFPPNRPPRVLWLGVGAGHPRLFQLRQRIDDAVLGAGIDLDVRTFHPHVTLARCTESVGPALAHWMHAHREFVGPSFRVESFDLYASELRPSGAVHTLKRRFPLATG; this is translated from the coding sequence ATGACCGCCCCAGATGCGCCTGCCGCCGCGACCAACACGACGGAACGGCTGTTCATTGCGCTCTCGCTGCCGGAGGCGGTGCGGACGGCGTTGCTCCCGCTGGTCGAGCCGATCCATGGGCTTACGTGGACGCGGCCCGAGCAGATGCATGTGACGCTGCGCTTCCTCGGCGACGTCAGGGCCGAGGAGGCGGCGGCGATGGCGGACCGGCTCGCGCAGGTGCAGGTCGCACCTTTCGTGTTGCCCATGGAAGGACTCGGCACCTTCCCGCCGAACCGGCCGCCGCGCGTGCTCTGGCTGGGCGTGGGGGCGGGACATCCCCGGCTGTTCCAGCTCCGGCAGCGGATCGACGATGCCGTGCTCGGGGCGGGCATCGATCTCGATGTGCGCACGTTTCACCCGCACGTGACGCTGGCGCGCTGCACGGAAAGTGTCGGCCCCGCGCTCGCGCACTGGATGCACGCGCACCGGGAATTCGTCGGACCGTCCTTTCGCGTCGAAAGCTTCGATCTCTACGCGAGCGAGCTGCGGCCGAGCGGGGCGGTGCACACGCTCAAGCGGCGTTTCCCGCTCGCGACGGGATGA
- the xylA gene encoding xylose isomerase → MKKSPAHFPGIGTIAYEGPTTENPLAFRHYNPDELFDGKPLSEHMRFSIAYWHAFRGVGSDPFGPGTIVRPWESGKNAISVAKTRMEAAFEFFQKIRAPFWCFHDRDIAPEGASLAESNKNLDQLVAHARELQKATGVKLLWGTANLFGNPRYMCGAATNPDAHVFAYAAAQVKKALEVTKELGGENYVFWGGREGYETLLNTNLKREQDHLARFMHMAVDYAKLIGFKGQFLIEPKPKEPTKHQYDFDVASGIAFLRTYGLDRAFKFNIETNHATLAGHTFSHEIEVAAAAGMLGSIDANAGDTLLGWDTDQFNTDARELTLAMVSILRAGGLGSGGFNFDAKLRRPSVDLDDLFHAHIGGFDTYALAFKVARKILAEGKLEKFVADRYASYDSGFGREIETGRTNFRQLEKLVLTKLGEPKLRSGKQEYLENLVNRYLT, encoded by the coding sequence ATGAAAAAATCCCCCGCCCATTTCCCGGGCATTGGCACCATCGCCTACGAAGGCCCGACCACGGAAAACCCGCTGGCTTTCCGCCACTACAACCCCGATGAGCTCTTCGACGGCAAGCCGCTGTCGGAGCACATGCGCTTCTCGATCGCCTACTGGCACGCGTTCCGCGGCGTCGGCTCCGATCCGTTCGGCCCGGGCACGATCGTGCGCCCGTGGGAGAGCGGCAAGAATGCGATCTCCGTGGCGAAGACCCGCATGGAGGCCGCCTTCGAGTTCTTCCAGAAGATCCGCGCCCCGTTCTGGTGCTTCCACGACCGCGACATCGCGCCCGAGGGCGCCTCGCTCGCCGAGTCGAACAAGAACCTCGACCAGTTGGTCGCGCACGCCCGCGAGCTGCAGAAGGCCACCGGCGTGAAGCTCCTCTGGGGTACCGCCAACCTCTTCGGCAACCCGCGCTACATGTGCGGCGCCGCCACCAACCCCGACGCCCATGTGTTCGCCTACGCCGCCGCGCAGGTGAAGAAAGCACTCGAGGTCACCAAGGAACTCGGCGGTGAAAACTACGTCTTCTGGGGCGGCCGCGAGGGCTATGAGACCCTCCTCAACACCAATCTGAAGCGCGAGCAGGACCACCTCGCCCGCTTCATGCACATGGCGGTGGATTACGCCAAGCTCATCGGCTTCAAGGGCCAGTTCCTCATCGAGCCCAAGCCGAAGGAGCCGACCAAGCATCAGTACGATTTCGACGTCGCCAGCGGCATCGCCTTCCTGCGCACGTACGGCCTCGATCGCGCCTTCAAGTTCAACATCGAGACCAACCACGCCACCCTCGCCGGCCACACCTTCTCGCACGAGATCGAGGTCGCGGCCGCCGCGGGCATGCTCGGCTCGATCGATGCCAACGCCGGCGACACGCTCCTCGGCTGGGACACCGACCAGTTCAACACCGACGCGCGCGAGCTCACCCTCGCCATGGTGTCGATCCTGCGTGCCGGCGGCCTTGGCTCCGGCGGCTTCAACTTCGACGCCAAGCTGCGCCGGCCGTCGGTCGACCTCGACGACCTGTTCCACGCGCACATCGGCGGGTTCGACACCTACGCCCTGGCGTTCAAGGTCGCCCGCAAGATCCTCGCCGAGGGCAAACTCGAGAAGTTCGTCGCCGACCGCTATGCCAGCTACGACTCCGGCTTCGGCCGCGAGATCGAGACCGGCCGCACCAACTTCCGCCAGCTCGAGAAGCTGGTCCTGACGAAGCTGGGCGAGCCCAAGCTCCGCAGCGGCAAGCAGGAGTACCTCGAAAACCTGGTGAACCGGTACCTGACCTGA
- a CDS encoding M13 family metallopeptidase — protein MRKTLLAAAAAVLVAAAPLGAGVEPQYFDPSVRPQDDFFSYVNGTWLKHVVIPPHLARYASFNRLQEENWAKLHGLCEQAATKGGAATGAERLVGDFYASGMDEAAINAAGAKPLDAELARIAAVRTADDVLEALGHLRMLGVNAGFRFGSGPDDKDSTRELAEIAQGGLGLAISDQGRDADRDYYFNPDAKSQKLREDYVAHIAATFVLLGDTPDAARAAAGRVLQLETELARASSTRVQLRDPQTNYHKIKFADLPTYTGGVDLKRYFAATNAPAFSELNLAQPAFLKGFAAQLQSAPVEDWKSYLRWHLLRRTAPFLGDAFADPHFAFFGTAMTGVTAQEPRWKRVVTATDDAIGDALGQLYVGAFFPPAAKARALELVGNVRAAMRERLATLEWMDAPTRAKAVAKLDAFTVKIGYPDRWLDYSAVGIDRRSYVLNVLRAAEFETRRNLAKIGGPVDKDEWHMTAPTVNAYYSSAVNGITFPAGILQPPFFDAQADDAVNYGGIGVVIGHEMTHGFDDSGRQYDAHGNLNDWWTAASAEQFKQRAAGLVKQYSGYVAHADVHLNGELTQGENIADLGGLKVAYAALQKALAGKPQPKIDGFTPAQRFFISHATVWRDIMRPAEAIRRARVDPHSPGKWRVNGPLANLDEFAQAFDVPEGAPMRRAKSEQVVIW, from the coding sequence ATGCGCAAAACCCTTCTGGCCGCGGCAGCGGCCGTGCTCGTGGCGGCGGCTCCGCTTGGGGCCGGCGTCGAACCCCAGTATTTCGATCCTTCGGTTCGCCCGCAGGACGATTTTTTCAGCTACGTGAACGGTACGTGGCTGAAGCACGTCGTGATCCCGCCGCACCTCGCGCGCTACGCGAGCTTCAACCGGCTGCAGGAGGAGAACTGGGCCAAGCTGCACGGCCTCTGCGAGCAGGCGGCGACCAAGGGCGGCGCGGCGACCGGCGCCGAGCGGTTGGTGGGCGATTTCTACGCGAGCGGCATGGACGAGGCGGCGATCAACGCCGCCGGCGCCAAGCCGCTGGACGCGGAGCTCGCGCGGATCGCGGCCGTGCGCACGGCCGACGACGTGCTCGAGGCGCTGGGACATCTGCGCATGCTCGGCGTCAACGCCGGCTTCCGCTTTGGCAGCGGGCCGGACGACAAGGACAGCACGCGCGAACTCGCGGAAATCGCGCAGGGCGGGCTCGGGCTGGCGATCAGCGACCAGGGGCGCGACGCCGACCGTGACTACTATTTCAACCCCGACGCCAAGTCGCAGAAGCTGCGCGAGGATTACGTCGCGCACATCGCGGCGACCTTCGTCCTGCTCGGCGATACCCCGGACGCCGCGCGGGCCGCGGCGGGGCGCGTCCTGCAGCTCGAAACCGAGCTGGCGCGGGCGTCCTCGACCCGCGTGCAGTTGCGCGATCCCCAGACCAACTACCACAAGATCAAGTTCGCGGACCTGCCGACCTACACGGGTGGGGTTGACCTGAAGCGGTACTTTGCCGCGACGAACGCCCCGGCATTCAGCGAGCTCAACCTGGCGCAGCCGGCCTTCCTGAAAGGCTTCGCCGCCCAGCTCCAGTCGGCGCCGGTCGAGGACTGGAAGTCCTACCTGCGCTGGCATCTCCTCCGCCGCACGGCGCCCTTCCTCGGCGACGCGTTCGCCGATCCGCACTTCGCGTTCTTTGGCACCGCCATGACCGGCGTGACCGCCCAGGAGCCGCGCTGGAAACGTGTGGTCACGGCGACCGATGACGCGATCGGCGATGCGCTCGGCCAGCTGTACGTCGGCGCGTTCTTCCCGCCGGCGGCCAAGGCCCGGGCGCTGGAGCTCGTGGGCAACGTCCGCGCCGCGATGCGCGAGCGGCTGGCGACGCTCGAGTGGATGGATGCGCCGACCCGGGCGAAGGCCGTGGCCAAGCTCGACGCCTTCACGGTGAAGATCGGCTATCCCGACCGCTGGCTGGACTACTCGGCGGTCGGTATCGACCGCCGCTCGTACGTGCTGAACGTGCTTCGCGCGGCCGAGTTTGAGACGCGCCGCAACCTCGCGAAGATCGGCGGGCCGGTGGACAAGGACGAGTGGCACATGACCGCGCCGACGGTGAACGCCTATTACAGCTCCGCGGTGAACGGCATCACCTTCCCCGCGGGCATCCTGCAGCCGCCCTTCTTCGACGCGCAGGCGGATGATGCGGTGAACTATGGCGGCATCGGCGTCGTGATCGGCCACGAGATGACCCACGGCTTCGACGACTCGGGCCGGCAGTACGATGCCCACGGCAACCTGAACGACTGGTGGACGGCCGCGAGCGCGGAGCAGTTCAAGCAGCGGGCAGCCGGCCTGGTGAAGCAGTATTCCGGATACGTGGCGCACGCGGACGTGCACCTGAACGGCGAGCTCACGCAGGGCGAGAACATCGCGGACCTCGGTGGCCTCAAGGTGGCCTACGCGGCGCTGCAGAAGGCGCTCGCCGGCAAGCCCCAGCCGAAGATCGACGGTTTCACGCCGGCGCAGCGGTTCTTCATCAGCCATGCGACGGTGTGGCGCGACATCATGCGGCCGGCGGAGGCGATCCGCCGCGCGCGGGTCGACCCGCACTCCCCCGGCAAGTGGCGCGTCAACGGCCCGCTGGCGAATCTCGACGAGTTTGCGCAGGCGTTCGACGTGCCGGAAGGCGCGCCGATGCGCCGCGCGAAGAGCGAGCAGGTCGTGATCTGGTAA
- a CDS encoding LacI family DNA-binding transcriptional regulator yields MKSSPAPTVRSLARALGLSHTTVSDALRGKGRVDPETAERVRQAADEAGYRRNPLAAAVMSELRRSRGGTFRGVLAALDLYEPGRAPHGPFHRELLQGGRNRALELGFKLEEFIVGVDGMTVQRLDGILQSRGINGVLLLPSWYPPDWTQLDWSRYAAIYTDYVIDRPPVHCVCCNHYRSVLALLAILVKRGYRRPGLYVERDRDDRMQRRFSAAFRSYQEAPGTPIEFVPPLITDQRRQDEFTAWFKRYKPDVVLGHFTDAIDWMEAAGARLPETHGFAALNVLYRTRPTAGLDQQAQELGARAVELLIAQLQRNETGIPQWPTTTTIPARWVEGPTIRLAAPAPEAAPAPAPRRRRGRKAEGCKAES; encoded by the coding sequence ATGAAGTCATCCCCCGCCCCAACCGTCCGTTCACTGGCCCGCGCCCTGGGATTGTCGCACACGACGGTCTCGGATGCGTTGCGGGGCAAGGGACGCGTCGATCCCGAGACGGCCGAGCGCGTGCGACAGGCGGCGGACGAGGCCGGTTACCGGCGGAATCCGCTGGCGGCGGCGGTGATGTCGGAGTTGCGGCGTTCGCGGGGCGGGACGTTTCGTGGCGTGCTGGCCGCATTGGACCTCTATGAACCGGGGCGGGCGCCGCATGGGCCGTTTCACCGGGAGCTCCTGCAAGGCGGGCGGAACCGCGCCCTCGAGCTCGGGTTCAAGCTGGAGGAATTCATCGTCGGCGTGGATGGCATGACGGTGCAGCGCCTCGACGGCATCCTGCAGTCACGCGGTATCAACGGCGTGCTGCTCCTGCCGTCGTGGTATCCACCGGACTGGACGCAGCTCGACTGGTCGCGCTACGCGGCAATCTATACGGACTACGTGATCGATCGTCCCCCGGTGCACTGCGTGTGCTGCAACCACTACCGGTCGGTCCTGGCGCTGCTGGCGATCCTGGTGAAGCGCGGGTACCGGCGACCCGGGTTATACGTGGAGCGGGATCGCGACGACCGCATGCAGCGGCGGTTCAGCGCGGCGTTTCGTTCGTACCAGGAGGCGCCCGGCACGCCGATCGAGTTTGTGCCGCCCTTGATCACGGATCAGCGCCGGCAGGACGAGTTCACGGCCTGGTTCAAGCGCTACAAGCCGGACGTGGTGCTGGGGCATTTTACGGACGCGATCGACTGGATGGAGGCGGCGGGGGCGCGCCTGCCGGAGACGCACGGCTTTGCGGCGCTCAACGTGCTTTACCGCACGCGGCCGACCGCGGGGTTGGACCAGCAGGCCCAGGAGCTGGGCGCGCGCGCGGTGGAGTTGCTGATCGCGCAGCTGCAGCGCAACGAAACGGGTATTCCGCAGTGGCCGACCACCACGACGATTCCGGCGCGCTGGGTGGAAGGGCCGACGATCCGGCTGGCGGCACCGGCGCCTGAGGCTGCCCCGGCGCCAGCGCCTCGCCGGCGGCGAGGGCGCAAGGCTGAAGGGTGCAAGGCTGAAAGCTGA
- a CDS encoding class II aldolase/adducin family protein gives MIWLHPREELVETMRRIYRYKMTTTSGGNLSILDPDGSMWITPSRVDKGSLQPTDIVRVLPDGTREGLHPPSSEFPFHREIYRRRPDIKAIVHAHPGALVAFSICRRVPETRVQSHVFSVCGRVAIAPYACPGTAELGEKIAETFAGGADCVLLENHGVVIGGRDLAEAFQRFETLEFVAQTLINASALGTVQKLSPEQLGVETMPDFTELPDAVVSNREKELRTAICRFVQRAYQQRLLISTAGACSARLQDNEFLITPRRRDRLEMTAASIVRARRGACEHGKRPSRAALLHALIYERNPDVGAIINAQPAHASAFCMTAAPLSTRTIPESYIVLNEAPRLPFLRIVEDAERIAQEVSLRKRPVVLIQNEGALVLGRDVLDAFDRLEVLEATTEALLLAQPLGPVVPMPDEAISELRRVFNVE, from the coding sequence ATGATCTGGCTCCATCCCCGCGAGGAACTCGTCGAAACCATGCGTCGCATCTACCGCTACAAGATGACGACCACGTCTGGCGGCAACCTGTCGATCCTCGACCCCGACGGCAGCATGTGGATCACGCCGTCGCGCGTGGACAAGGGCAGCCTGCAGCCGACCGACATCGTGCGCGTGCTGCCCGACGGCACTCGCGAGGGGCTGCACCCGCCGTCCTCCGAGTTTCCGTTCCATCGCGAGATCTACCGCCGCCGACCCGACATCAAGGCGATCGTCCACGCCCATCCCGGCGCCCTCGTCGCGTTCTCCATCTGCCGGCGCGTGCCGGAGACGCGCGTGCAGTCGCACGTGTTCTCCGTCTGTGGCCGCGTGGCCATCGCCCCCTACGCCTGCCCCGGCACCGCGGAGCTCGGCGAGAAGATTGCCGAAACGTTCGCCGGCGGCGCCGACTGCGTGCTGCTCGAGAACCACGGCGTCGTGATCGGCGGCCGCGACTTGGCCGAGGCGTTCCAGCGTTTCGAGACGCTCGAGTTCGTCGCCCAGACCCTCATCAACGCCTCCGCCCTCGGCACGGTGCAGAAGCTGTCCCCGGAGCAGCTCGGCGTCGAAACCATGCCCGATTTCACGGAGCTGCCCGACGCCGTCGTCTCCAACCGCGAGAAGGAGTTGCGCACCGCGATCTGCCGCTTCGTGCAGCGCGCCTACCAGCAGCGGCTCCTGATCAGCACCGCCGGCGCGTGTTCGGCGCGGTTGCAGGATAACGAATTCCTCATCACCCCCCGCCGCCGCGACCGGCTCGAGATGACCGCCGCCAGCATCGTTCGCGCGCGCCGCGGCGCCTGTGAACACGGCAAGCGCCCCAGCCGCGCCGCCCTCCTCCACGCGCTCATCTACGAACGCAACCCCGACGTCGGCGCCATCATCAACGCCCAGCCCGCGCACGCCTCCGCGTTCTGCATGACCGCCGCGCCGCTGAGCACGCGCACCATCCCCGAGAGCTATATCGTGCTCAACGAGGCGCCGCGCCTCCCGTTCCTCCGCATCGTCGAGGACGCCGAGCGGATCGCGCAGGAGGTTTCGCTGCGCAAGCGCCCGGTCGTGCTCATCCAGAACGAGGGCGCGCTTGTCCTCGGCCGCGACGTGCTCGACGCCTTCGACCGGCTCGAGGTGCTCGAGGCGACGACCGAAGCCTTGCTGCTCGCCCAGCCGCTCGGCCCCGTCGTGCCCATGCCCGACGAGGCCATCAGCGAACTCCGCCGCGTGTTCAACGTGGAGTGA
- the sugE gene encoding quaternary ammonium compound efflux SMR transporter SugE gives MHWTLLLCASALEIVWAVGLKFTHGFTRLWPSVIVVIATIGSVGLLSLAARGLPIGTAYAIWTGIGAAGTATAGMLIFGESASTARIVCLVLIVSGVVGLRLFER, from the coding sequence ATGCATTGGACGCTCCTACTCTGCGCCTCCGCCCTCGAGATCGTGTGGGCGGTCGGCCTCAAGTTCACCCACGGCTTCACCCGGCTCTGGCCCAGCGTCATCGTCGTCATCGCCACGATTGGCAGCGTGGGCCTCCTTTCCCTCGCCGCGCGCGGCCTGCCGATCGGCACCGCGTACGCGATCTGGACCGGCATCGGCGCCGCTGGCACCGCCACCGCCGGCATGCTGATCTTCGGCGAAAGCGCGTCGACCGCCCGCATCGTCTGCCTCGTGCTCATCGTCAGCGGCGTCGTCGGGCTCCGGCTCTTCGAGCGATAA
- a CDS encoding PEP-CTERM sorting domain-containing protein, whose product MTGSQTRWLRHARWALLLWCSALALPASPVWDWGGNDDEDDFDQHTRWGGSGVPSLLDHVRISHGTVRVLRAWDIGTLELAGGKLRGGSNTVSLHSTTASSVWSAGTLRFSSGGGVTVQPGAFLTISGATDHVLDGATLTNYGAVYWSATGHLVGGSDDGVFVNQVGATFTKASAGDTQVSGVAFHNAGSVIVDQGRLKLASGGSLGDHAAFVGAGTTVLTGGAFTAYGTVLAENLVLDGATLQGTLTLSGMMDFVSGTLGAGGTTTVAGGSVLTLSGDGDHGLDQHTLTNDGVVNWTGGTLSGDHGATLVNEGIFHDGASSSVNAGANANSFLFINRGSYGKDGAGTSTMNAAFVNDGVVSVLAGRMVFNGAFTNRGSIVLAGGAVAQFGGPLTFGTDTYLVGRGTIEASRVIAGGWVAPGNSAGTLTITGDFDLLSTSVLLIELGGTTPGTGYDFLDVSGQASLDGTLAVLFVGGYGSLVQSADTFTFLRAAGVSGTFANLSGGRVFTLDGSGSFAVTIGATSVSLSDFQAVPEPATYMLLAGGGALLFGLRRRRR is encoded by the coding sequence ATGACCGGATCGCAAACCCGCTGGCTGCGCCATGCCCGTTGGGCCCTGCTCCTTTGGTGCAGTGCCTTGGCATTGCCCGCGTCGCCCGTCTGGGACTGGGGCGGCAACGACGACGAGGACGATTTCGATCAACACACCCGCTGGGGCGGATCCGGCGTGCCTTCGCTACTCGACCACGTCCGGATCTCGCACGGCACCGTGCGGGTGCTCCGCGCCTGGGATATCGGGACGTTGGAACTTGCCGGCGGGAAACTGCGCGGCGGCAGCAACACCGTCTCGCTGCACAGCACGACCGCGAGCTCGGTCTGGAGCGCGGGCACGCTCCGGTTCTCGAGCGGCGGGGGCGTCACGGTGCAACCGGGCGCCTTCCTAACCATCAGCGGTGCCACCGACCATGTGCTCGACGGCGCCACGCTGACCAACTACGGCGCGGTGTACTGGAGTGCGACCGGCCATCTCGTCGGCGGCTCCGACGACGGCGTCTTCGTGAACCAGGTCGGGGCCACGTTCACCAAGGCGAGCGCCGGCGACACCCAGGTCAGCGGCGTGGCATTTCACAATGCGGGCAGCGTCATCGTCGACCAGGGCCGGCTGAAGCTCGCGTCCGGCGGCAGCCTGGGCGACCACGCCGCGTTTGTCGGCGCCGGCACCACCGTGCTCACCGGCGGCGCGTTTACGGCGTACGGTACGGTCCTCGCCGAGAACCTCGTGCTCGATGGCGCCACGCTCCAGGGCACCCTGACGCTGTCCGGCATGATGGACTTCGTCAGCGGCACGCTCGGTGCCGGCGGCACCACCACGGTGGCGGGCGGCAGTGTCCTCACGCTCAGCGGCGACGGCGACCACGGGCTCGATCAGCACACGTTGACGAATGACGGCGTGGTGAATTGGACCGGCGGCACGCTCAGCGGCGACCACGGTGCGACCCTCGTCAACGAGGGCATCTTCCACGACGGCGCGTCCTCGAGTGTGAACGCCGGGGCGAACGCCAACAGCTTCCTCTTCATCAACCGCGGCTCCTACGGCAAGGACGGCGCCGGCACCTCGACCATGAACGCCGCCTTCGTCAACGACGGCGTGGTGTCCGTCCTCGCGGGCCGCATGGTGTTCAACGGTGCGTTCACGAACCGCGGCTCGATCGTGCTCGCCGGCGGCGCGGTCGCGCAGTTCGGCGGCCCGCTCACCTTCGGCACGGACACGTACCTCGTCGGCCGGGGCACGATCGAGGCCAGCCGCGTGATCGCCGGCGGCTGGGTCGCACCGGGCAACTCCGCGGGCACGCTGACCATCACCGGCGACTTCGACCTGCTCTCGACCTCGGTGCTGCTCATCGAGCTGGGCGGTACGACGCCGGGCACCGGCTATGACTTTCTCGACGTAAGCGGCCAGGCGAGCCTCGACGGCACCCTGGCGGTCCTGTTCGTCGGCGGCTACGGCAGCCTGGTGCAGTCGGCCGACACCTTCACGTTCCTGCGGGCCGCCGGAGTGAGCGGGACCTTTGCGAACCTGAGCGGCGGCCGGGTGTTCACGCTCGACGGGTCCGGCTCGTTTGCGGTGACGATCGGCGCCACGAGCGTGAGCCTGTCGGACTTCCAGGCCGTGCCGGAGCCGGCAACCTACATGCTCCTCGCCGGCGGCGGGGCGCTCCTTTTCGGGCTGCGGCGGCGCCGCCGCTAG